Proteins co-encoded in one Arachis stenosperma cultivar V10309 chromosome 7, arast.V10309.gnm1.PFL2, whole genome shotgun sequence genomic window:
- the LOC130941612 gene encoding putative NAC domain-containing protein 94 isoform X1 → MGVNEDLMMKDDSYASSAMEEEDDVPLPGFRFHPTDEELVSFYLKRKLDKKPISIELIKQIDIYKYDPWDLPKASGSGGEKEGYFFCKRGRKYRNSIRPNRVTSSGFWKATGIDKPVYSHGGEGSDCIGLKKTLVYYRGSAGKGTKTDWMMHEFRLPSATTENKTSLLANNKNNNNINNADVAQEAEIWTLCRIFKRNVSQRKHTADLRSHLVTANSNKHKTTRTHVVQSNNNNINQHQESYINFGATIIGHHHYHHQNEQKPVTNYTACNNNTDQIQRNNSNHHHHHQLNYHPSSAVATTVPQQQQQQYHHHHQLMTAPASNTWINPSAMNDLFAFDDNWDELGSVLKFAVDTPSL, encoded by the exons atggGGGTTAATGAAGATTTGATGATGAAGGATGATTCATATGCATCATCAGCGATGGAGGAAGAGGATGATGTTCCACTTCCGGGGTTTAGATTCCACCCAACAGATGAAGAACTTGTGAGTTTCTATCTAAAGAGGAAGCTTGACAAGAAACCAATCAGCATCGAACTCATCAAACAGATTGATATCTACAAGTATGATCCTTGGGATCTTCCAA AAGCGAGTGGAAGTGGAGGAGAGAAGGAAGGTTACTTCTTTTGCAAGAGAGGGAGGAAGTATAGGAACAGCATAAGGCCTAACAGAGTCACCAGTTCCGGCTTCTGGAAAGCAACCGGGATAGACAAGCCGGTGTACTCCCATGGCGGCGAAGGAAGCGACTGCATTGGACTCAAGAAGACGCTTGTCTACTACCGCGGCAGCGCCGGTAAAGGTACCAAGACTGATTGGATGATGCACGAGTTTCGCCTCCCTTCTGCCACCACCGAAAACAAAACAAGCCTACTTGCCAAcaacaagaataataataatatcaacaatGCCGATGTTGCCCAAGAAGCT GAAATCTGGACATTGTGTAGAATATTCAAGCGAAATGTGTCACAAAGGAAGCACACAGCAGACTTGAGATCACATTTAGTAACAGCTAATAGTAACAAGCACAAAACCACTAGAACCCATGTTGTTCAATCCAATAATAACAATATTAATCAACATCAAGAATCTTACATCAACTTTGGTGCAACAATCATTGGCCATCACCATTACCATCATCAAAATGAACAGAAGCCAGTGACTAACTACACAGCATGCAATAACAACACTGATCAAATCCAAAGGAACAATagcaatcatcatcatcatcatcagttGAACTATCACCCTTCTTCAGCGGTGGCTACTACTGTGccacagcaacaacaacaacaatatcatcatcatcatcagctAATGACGGCTCCAGCTTCTAACACGTGGATTAATCCTTCTGCGATGAACGATTTGTTTGCATTTGATGATAACTGGGATGAGCTTGGATCCGTTCTCAAATTTGCTGTTGATACCCCTAGCTtgtaa
- the LOC130941612 gene encoding putative NAC domain-containing protein 94 isoform X2, giving the protein MGVNEDLMMKDDSYASSAMEEEDDVPLPGFRFHPTDEELVSFYLKRKLDKKPISIELIKQIDIYKYDPWDLPTSGSGGEKEGYFFCKRGRKYRNSIRPNRVTSSGFWKATGIDKPVYSHGGEGSDCIGLKKTLVYYRGSAGKGTKTDWMMHEFRLPSATTENKTSLLANNKNNNNINNADVAQEAEIWTLCRIFKRNVSQRKHTADLRSHLVTANSNKHKTTRTHVVQSNNNNINQHQESYINFGATIIGHHHYHHQNEQKPVTNYTACNNNTDQIQRNNSNHHHHHQLNYHPSSAVATTVPQQQQQQYHHHHQLMTAPASNTWINPSAMNDLFAFDDNWDELGSVLKFAVDTPSL; this is encoded by the exons atggGGGTTAATGAAGATTTGATGATGAAGGATGATTCATATGCATCATCAGCGATGGAGGAAGAGGATGATGTTCCACTTCCGGGGTTTAGATTCCACCCAACAGATGAAGAACTTGTGAGTTTCTATCTAAAGAGGAAGCTTGACAAGAAACCAATCAGCATCGAACTCATCAAACAGATTGATATCTACAAGTATGATCCTTGGGATCTTCCAA CGAGTGGAAGTGGAGGAGAGAAGGAAGGTTACTTCTTTTGCAAGAGAGGGAGGAAGTATAGGAACAGCATAAGGCCTAACAGAGTCACCAGTTCCGGCTTCTGGAAAGCAACCGGGATAGACAAGCCGGTGTACTCCCATGGCGGCGAAGGAAGCGACTGCATTGGACTCAAGAAGACGCTTGTCTACTACCGCGGCAGCGCCGGTAAAGGTACCAAGACTGATTGGATGATGCACGAGTTTCGCCTCCCTTCTGCCACCACCGAAAACAAAACAAGCCTACTTGCCAAcaacaagaataataataatatcaacaatGCCGATGTTGCCCAAGAAGCT GAAATCTGGACATTGTGTAGAATATTCAAGCGAAATGTGTCACAAAGGAAGCACACAGCAGACTTGAGATCACATTTAGTAACAGCTAATAGTAACAAGCACAAAACCACTAGAACCCATGTTGTTCAATCCAATAATAACAATATTAATCAACATCAAGAATCTTACATCAACTTTGGTGCAACAATCATTGGCCATCACCATTACCATCATCAAAATGAACAGAAGCCAGTGACTAACTACACAGCATGCAATAACAACACTGATCAAATCCAAAGGAACAATagcaatcatcatcatcatcatcagttGAACTATCACCCTTCTTCAGCGGTGGCTACTACTGTGccacagcaacaacaacaacaatatcatcatcatcatcagctAATGACGGCTCCAGCTTCTAACACGTGGATTAATCCTTCTGCGATGAACGATTTGTTTGCATTTGATGATAACTGGGATGAGCTTGGATCCGTTCTCAAATTTGCTGTTGATACCCCTAGCTtgtaa